In one Aquabacterium sp. OR-4 genomic region, the following are encoded:
- the thiL gene encoding thiamine-phosphate kinase — protein MALGEFDLITKYFTRPARASLGAGLPGGHTVLGVGDDCALLQPVPGRQWAVSTDMLVEGRHFLSTVRPERLGHKALAVNLSDLAACGADPVAFTLALALPRVDEAFLAGLSQGLFALADAHGIALVGGDTTAGPLNLCITVFGELPAGQALRRDGARAGDALWVSHPAGGGIGDARLALEVFRGTLALPGAAFERVRQAMELPQPRLDLGRALRGLATAAIDVSDGLAGDLGHILRRSGVAAEIDVDALPISADLATLPLALQREYALAGGDDYELLFTAPAEADGAVRAAAEAANAARPGGPAVAVRRIGRLTAAAPAGPALRLVDGSGQALALALRGFDHFATP, from the coding sequence ATGGCCCTTGGCGAGTTCGACCTCATCACAAAGTACTTCACCCGGCCGGCGCGGGCCAGCCTGGGCGCCGGCCTGCCGGGCGGCCACACCGTGCTGGGCGTGGGCGACGATTGCGCGCTGCTGCAGCCGGTGCCCGGGCGGCAGTGGGCGGTGTCCACCGACATGCTGGTCGAGGGTCGGCACTTTCTCAGCACGGTGCGGCCCGAGCGCCTGGGCCACAAGGCGCTGGCGGTCAACCTGAGCGATCTGGCCGCCTGCGGCGCCGACCCGGTGGCCTTCACGCTGGCGCTGGCGCTGCCGCGGGTGGACGAAGCCTTCCTGGCCGGCCTGTCGCAGGGCCTGTTCGCGCTGGCCGATGCGCACGGCATCGCGCTGGTCGGCGGCGACACCACGGCCGGGCCGCTGAACCTGTGCATCACCGTGTTCGGCGAGCTGCCGGCCGGCCAGGCGCTGCGCCGCGACGGCGCGCGTGCGGGCGATGCGCTGTGGGTCAGCCACCCGGCGGGCGGCGGCATCGGCGATGCGCGGCTGGCGCTGGAGGTGTTTCGCGGCACGCTGGCGCTGCCCGGTGCGGCCTTCGAGCGCGTGCGCCAGGCGATGGAGCTGCCGCAGCCGCGGCTCGACCTCGGCCGCGCGCTGCGTGGCCTGGCCACGGCGGCCATTGACGTGAGCGACGGCCTGGCGGGCGATCTGGGCCACATCCTGCGCCGCTCGGGCGTGGCCGCCGAGATCGACGTGGACGCGCTGCCGATCAGCGCCGACCTGGCCACGCTGCCGCTGGCGCTGCAGCGCGAGTACGCGCTGGCCGGGGGCGACGACTACGAGCTGCTGTTCACCGCGCCGGCCGAGGCCGATGGCGCCGTGCGCGCGGCCGCCGAAGCCGCCAACGCGGCCCGGCCCGGCGGCCCGGCGGTGGCGGTGCGGCGCATCGGCCGGCTCACGGCGGCCGCGCCTGCCGGGCCCGCGCTGCGCCTGGTGGATGGCAGCGGCCAGGCGCTGGCCCTGGCGCTGCGCGGCTTCGACCACTTCGCCACGCCATGA